One genomic window of Legionella jordanis includes the following:
- the yidD gene encoding membrane protein insertion efficiency factor YidD has translation MGQINRFIRNLICLPIVLYQWLLRPIMKPCCRYYPSCSQYALMAIKHFGVLKGGWLASRRLLRCHPWAAGGYDPVLPNEEKP, from the coding sequence ATGGGACAAATTAATCGATTCATCCGCAATTTGATTTGCTTGCCTATCGTTTTATACCAGTGGTTGCTACGACCCATTATGAAACCTTGTTGCCGATATTACCCCAGTTGTTCTCAGTATGCCCTTATGGCGATTAAGCATTTTGGCGTTTTGAAGGGAGGATGGTTAGCCTCTCGTCGCTTATTACGCTGTCATCCTTGGGCGGCTGGTGGTTATGATCCCGTTCTACCTAACGAAGAGAAGCCTTAA
- the yidC gene encoding membrane protein insertase YidC, with the protein MDIRRVILYAALALVVYSLWMNWQKDYPPIAQTSLSSQNAVATKHGTLLPAVNPKNQQSSQPQNLVEQEDNTKSPSQAIQVKTDVLNLAINTADGDIVGAQLLDYPVSVEQKDKAITILQDEGNQRYVANSSLFVPEGNSVKNLDFNFTSPQQKYELAEGANDLTVTLNGRTADGLDVKKEFHFTRGSYLIQVKYFIKNESSQEWTGYMNTQLLRSSPQEDKSSIFHVGSYTGASYSQPGQHRYQKVPFSNMAKSNLDVNAKGGWIAMQQHYFLTAWVPNSDSENMFYTRALNNDYTIGAVSQPIKVAPGEQKTVGSKLYVGPEITSDLKAIAPGLDLTVDYGWLWFLSSLLFSIMKAIYLVVGNWGWAIVLVTVLIKLAFYRLSASSYKSMAGMRKLQPKLQALRERYGDDKAKLSQATMELYRQEKVNPLGGCLPILIQIPVFIALYWVLLESVELRQAPFILWIKDLAVADPYHVLPIIMGATMLIQQKLNPAPPDPMQAKLMMFLPIVFTALFWNFPAGLVLYWIVNNTLSILQQWYITRKYSDDKPNKTLVTAK; encoded by the coding sequence ATGGATATACGACGTGTCATTCTATATGCAGCGCTTGCGCTGGTTGTTTACTCCCTGTGGATGAATTGGCAGAAGGATTATCCGCCAATTGCACAGACATCATTAAGCAGTCAAAATGCCGTTGCGACTAAACATGGTACTTTGCTGCCGGCTGTTAACCCTAAAAATCAACAGTCCTCCCAACCGCAAAATCTGGTTGAGCAAGAAGATAATACTAAATCCCCATCACAAGCCATTCAGGTTAAAACGGATGTGCTTAATCTGGCAATCAACACAGCAGATGGCGATATTGTCGGTGCTCAGTTGTTGGATTATCCAGTTAGCGTGGAACAAAAAGATAAAGCCATTACCATTTTGCAGGATGAAGGCAATCAACGTTATGTAGCTAATAGCAGCTTATTTGTGCCCGAGGGAAATTCAGTCAAGAATCTTGATTTCAATTTCACGAGCCCACAGCAAAAATATGAGTTGGCTGAGGGGGCAAACGATCTGACTGTAACGCTCAATGGGCGCACAGCAGATGGGCTTGACGTCAAAAAAGAGTTTCATTTTACTCGCGGCAGCTATCTGATTCAGGTGAAGTATTTCATCAAAAATGAAAGTTCCCAGGAATGGACTGGTTACATGAATACCCAGCTTCTGCGAAGTTCACCGCAAGAAGACAAGTCCAGCATATTCCATGTTGGTTCTTATACAGGCGCCTCATACTCTCAGCCAGGCCAGCATCGCTACCAAAAAGTGCCATTTTCCAACATGGCCAAATCCAATTTGGATGTAAATGCCAAGGGAGGCTGGATAGCCATGCAACAACATTATTTTCTGACTGCCTGGGTGCCTAATTCAGACAGCGAAAATATGTTCTACACCAGAGCATTGAATAATGACTACACCATTGGTGCGGTAAGCCAACCGATTAAAGTAGCACCCGGTGAACAAAAAACGGTTGGCTCTAAATTATACGTAGGCCCTGAAATCACCAGTGATCTTAAAGCCATTGCTCCAGGTCTTGATCTAACGGTTGATTATGGATGGCTATGGTTTTTATCCTCATTGCTGTTTTCCATCATGAAAGCCATTTATTTAGTCGTTGGCAACTGGGGTTGGGCTATTGTTTTGGTTACGGTATTAATTAAATTGGCCTTTTACCGCCTGTCAGCCAGCAGTTACAAATCCATGGCTGGTATGCGCAAGCTCCAACCAAAGCTGCAGGCTTTACGTGAACGTTATGGCGATGACAAGGCTAAATTAAGCCAGGCCACAATGGAATTATATCGTCAGGAAAAAGTGAACCCTTTGGGTGGCTGTTTACCAATATTGATCCAAATTCCAGTTTTTATTGCTTTGTATTGGGTTTTACTGGAAAGCGTTGAGCTAAGGCAAGCGCCTTTTATTTTGTGGATAAAAGATTTGGCAGTTGCTGATCCCTATCATGTCTTGCCTATCATCATGGGAGCTACCATGTTGATTCAGCAAAAGCTGAACCCAGCACCACCTGATCCCATGCAAGCTAAACTGATGATGTTTTTGCCCATAGTCTTTACCGCCTTATTTTGGAATTTCCCAGCAGGTTTGGTGCTGTACTGGATTGTGAACAATACCTTGTCCATCTTGCAACAATGGTATATCACTCGCAAATACAGTGACGATAAACCAAATAAAACCCTGGTGACCGCAAAGTAA